A part of Escherichia marmotae genomic DNA contains:
- the pyrH gene encoding UMP kinase, translated as MATNAKPVYKRILLKLSGEALQGTEGFGIDASILDRMAQEIKELVELGIQVGVVIGGGNLFRGAGLAKAGMNRVVGDHMGMLATVMNGLAMRDALHRAYVNARLMSAIPLNGVCDSYSWAEAISLLRNNRVVILSAGTGNPFFTTDSAACLRGIEIEADVVLKATKVDGVFTADPAQDPTATMYEQLTYSEVLEKELKVMDLAAFTLARDHKLPIRVFNMNKPGALRRVVMGEKEGTLITE; from the coding sequence ATGGCTACCAATGCAAAACCCGTCTATAAACGCATTCTGCTTAAGTTAAGTGGCGAAGCTCTGCAGGGCACTGAAGGCTTCGGTATTGATGCAAGCATACTGGATCGCATGGCTCAGGAAATCAAAGAACTGGTTGAACTGGGTATTCAGGTTGGTGTGGTGATTGGTGGGGGTAACCTGTTCCGTGGTGCTGGTCTGGCGAAAGCGGGTATGAACCGCGTTGTGGGCGACCACATGGGCATGCTGGCGACCGTGATGAACGGCCTGGCAATGCGTGATGCACTGCACCGCGCCTATGTGAACGCTCGTCTGATGTCCGCTATTCCATTGAATGGCGTGTGTGACAGCTACAGTTGGGCCGAAGCTATCAGCCTGTTGCGTAATAACCGTGTGGTGATCCTCTCTGCCGGTACTGGTAACCCATTCTTCACCACTGACTCTGCAGCTTGCCTGCGTGGTATCGAAATTGAAGCCGATGTGGTGCTGAAAGCAACCAAAGTTGACGGTGTGTTTACCGCTGACCCGGCGCAAGATCCAACTGCAACTATGTACGAGCAGTTGACCTACAGTGAAGTGCTGGAGAAAGAACTGAAAGTGATGGACCTGGCTGCCTTTACGCTGGCTCGTGACCACAAATTACCGATTCGTGTTTTCAACATGAACAAACCGGGTGCGCTGCGCCGTGTGGTAATGGGTGAAAAAGAAGGGACTTTGATTACGGAATAA